The Cucumis melo cultivar AY chromosome 6, USDA_Cmelo_AY_1.0, whole genome shotgun sequence genome includes a region encoding these proteins:
- the LOC103491055 gene encoding heterogeneous nuclear ribonucleoprotein 1, translating to MESDLGKLFIGGISWDTDEERLREYFGQYGEVVEAVIMRDRTTGRARGFGFVVFADPGVAERVILDKHVIDGRTVEAKKAVPKDDQNMLNRNSGSIHGSPGSGRTKKIFVGGLASTVTEADFQKYFDQFGTITDVVVMYDHSTQRPRGFGFITYDSEECVDRVLHKTFHELNGKMVEVKRAIPKELTPGPNRSPLVGYNYGMSRPSGFLNSYTQGYNMSPLGGYGVRPDGRLSPIISSRTGVPHFGTANYGVGVNLEQGMRQGYGRTLNVMNSQAQEQMLNSYYNGNSNRYIAPIGYSGGNGRGDSPLSSSTWNVWGNGSMSNAMSSSGPGTFSGSGTGNFRVAYGNNDDNWNSPAVANHVGANVPGYTFGNNNGYAIGDNNGFGFRGGYGRNGVVSNVAARKAFVETNNGYERSYRDLYRDEVVHDDSTWQSTAPELDGSVSFGYGLGNLASDDPAKSSESFLASYDVSSRQSTRGIAA from the exons atggaatCAGATCTTGGTAAGCTCTTCATTGGTGGAATTTCGTGGGATACTGATGAAGAGCGTCTTAGGGAATATTTTGGCCAGTATGGCGAAGTGGTCGAGGCTGTGATCATGAGGGATCGCACCACTGGTCGTGCTCGTGGCTTTGGTTTTGTTGTCTTTGCAGATCCTGGTGTAGCCGAGCGAGTCATTTTGGACAAACACGTTATCGATGGTCGAACT GTTGAAGCTAAAAAGGCTGTCCCAAAGGATGATCAAAACATGTTGAATAGAAATAGTGGTAGCATTCATGGTTCTCCTGGCTCTGGACGAACGAAAAAGATCTTCGTTGGAGGTTTAGCTTCGACGGTCACCGAGGCTGACTTTCAGAAGTACTTTGATCAGTTCGGAACAATCACTGATGTTGTTGTTATGTATGATCACAGCACCCAAAGGCCAAGGGGTTTTGGCTTCATTACATATGACTCGGAGGAATGCGTCGACCGTGTGCTGCATAAAACTTTTCATGAACTCAATGGAAAGATGGTTGAGGTTAAGAGAGCAATCCCAAAAGAGCTAACCCCAGGGCCCAACCGGAGCCCTCTTGTAGGATATAACTATGGTATGAGTAGGCCTAGTGGTTTTCTTAACAGCTATACACAAGGCTATAATATGAGTCCTTTGGGAGGTTATGGAGTTCGGCCAGATGGTAGGTTGAGTCCAATAATTAGCAGTCGAACTGGGGTTCCTCATTTTGGTACTGCTAATTATGGGGTGGGTGTGAATTTGGAGCAAGGAATGAGGCAAGGCTATGGCAGGACTTTGAACGTTATGAATAGTCAAGCGCAAGAACAAATGTTGAATTCCTATTATAATGGCAATTCAAATAGGTACATTGCCCCAATTGGCTATAGTGGGGGCAATGGAAGAGGCGATTCTCCCTTAAGCTCGAGTACGTGGAATGTCTGGGGAAATGGAAGTATGAGCAATGCCATGAGCTCCTCTGGCCCCGGCACTTTCTCTGGCTCTGGAACAGGGAACTTTAGAGTGGCATATGGAAATAATGATGATAATTGGAATTCGCCTGCTGTTGCTAATCATGTTGGGGCAAACGTTCCTGGCTATACTTTTGGAAACAATAATGGCTATGCAATTGGAGACAATAATGGCTTTGGGTTTAGAGGAGGCTATGGAAGAAATGGAGTAGTATCAAATGTGGCAGCACGAAAAGCATTTGTTGAAACGAACAATGGTTACGAGAGGTCATATAGAGACTTGTATCGTGATGAAGTGGTGCATGATGATTCGACTTGGCAGTCTACCGCTCCTGAACTGGATGGTTCCGTGTCTTTTGGTTATGGTCTTGGTAATCTTGCTTCAGATGATCCAGCCAAAAGTTCTGAGAGTTTTCTTGCAAGTTATGATGTTTCAAGCAGACAATCAACTAGAG GAATTGCTGCTTAG
- the LOC103491057 gene encoding NAC domain-containing protein 91-like yields MGSFTIPPNDLLPIGFRFRPTEEELITHYLRNKILGRQSLVQYIPQIDLFNYDPWDLRKFSLLESDNYEWFFFRSLTSKTKRTTSSGCWRSTGDDKRIMARGTNNVIATRKILVFYRGRGKDAEKTKWVIHEYYLQQDTNGISSSQLPFVVCRLKENEEEFRSDDQRKKRKKRQIRWNVDNDQPASEDFPNTHQPTQPPNYFENEGSLIEFVNSMFDPDKCLDDASSKMCKTTPWCSESEPREQGSMNIIQHCSDSNSEVNNQLLQPESSMASELNSYKLNLLLNEMLDNDETFDEVTANNRTDNYSKEELESMVHELIQAGDTTFSISDFGEGPRTIIQKSRRKPLMAKHSQYKEEKDELEDNSCGQTLKVQRQPKSDSIVSHRDEPKRDQLRREIRCKIMQQHKAEEDEKHISGTYSNESPRNCFWYILTTKRIHHKSSDQPIDYVAKVLLGFIMLIMLVLTSF; encoded by the exons ATGGGGAGCTTTACCATTCCTCCAAATGATTTACTGCCGATTGGTTTCCGATTTCGTCCCACGGAGGAGGAGCTGATTACTCATTACCTCAGGAACAAGATTCTTGGCCGTCAATCTCTTGTTCAATATATCCCTCAGATTGATCTCTTCAACTACGATCCTTGGGATCTCCGTA AGTTTTCCCTTCTCGAGTCCGATAATTATGAGTGGTTTTTCTTCCGATCCCTCACCTCCAAAACTAAAAGGACTACCAGTTCTGGGTGCTGGAGATCCACCGGCGATGATAAACGCATCATGGCTCGAGGAACCAACAACGTCATCGCCACTCGAAAAATTTTAGTGTTCTATCGAGGCCGGGGTAAGGATGCTGAAAAAACCAAATGGGTCATTCATGAATATTACCTTCAGCAAGATACTAATGGCATCTCGTCATCCcag TTGCCGTTCGTCGTTTGTCGattgaaagaaaatgaagaagagtTTAGATCAGATGATCAACGAAAGAAGCGCAAAAAGAGACAAATCCGT TGGAATGTAGACAACGATCAACCCGCTTCGGAAGATTTTCCAAATACACATCAACCAACACAGCCtccaaattattttgaaaatgaagGTAGTCTCATTGAGTTTGTAAACTCGATGTTTGATCCAGACAAATGCCTCGATGATGCGAGCTCGAAGATGTGCAAGACCACTCCATGGTGTTCCGAATCAGAACCAAGAGAACAAGGTTCAATGAACATTATTCAACATTGCAGTGACAGCAATAGTGAAGTAAATAACCAATTATTACAGCCTGAATCTTCAATGGCTAGTGAACTTAATTCCTATAAGCTTAATTTGTTGTTGAATGAAATGCTTGACAACGATGAAACCTTTGATGAGGTGACAGCAAACAACCGCACTGATAATTACAGCAAAGAGGAATTAGAAAGCATGGTTCATGAACTAATTCAAGCTGGTGATACGACTTTCAGCATCTCG GACTTTGGTGAAGGACCGAGGACGATAATTCAAAAGTCGCGTAGAAAACCCCTTATGGCAAAGCATTCTCAATACAAAGAGGAAAAGGATGAGTTGGAAGACAATTCTTGTGGACAAACTTTAAAAGTTCAACGTCAACCGAAGTCCGACAGCATTGTATCCCATAGAGATGAACCAAAAAGAGACCAATTGAGGAGGGAAATTCGATGTAAAATAATGCAACAACACAAG GCTGAAGAAGATGAGAAACATATATCAGGGACATATTCTAATGAGAGTCCAAGAAATTGCTTTTGGTATATTTTAACTACAAAAAGGATTCACCACAAGTCGAGTGATCAACCAATAGACTATGTTGCTAAAGTGCTTTTAGGATTCATAATGTTAATAATGCTTGTTCTAActagtttttga
- the LOC103491056 gene encoding uncharacterized protein LOC103491056 has translation MATPVEKLGVLEEEKKECVVVGNEKERNEVVGVLEVFVHQARDIHNICIYHKQDVYARLSFTTDPTNSVSTKTINGGGRNPVFNDTVRLDVRSIDTTLKCEIWMLSRVKNYLEDQLLGFALIPLTEVVAVDNKLEKEFSLSSTDLFHSPAGFVQLSLSYNGASPEVMVIPTIETTVGVENSDLIKSSHPSDLDMIEFPDPKIANEDQIMVSEYFGIPCSNLDSESSESLPVSESENHHVISAVESSSSEDTKIDSPLSKVQNDAVSSSPSPSALEAPVNSKCTTQEEVSAPNGTSEKEEKNGEDNDCCSDTIRKPLVSVSIEAENKVVQQDIVDKYMKSMQQFTESLAKMKLPLDIDTNGGSPSPATSSSDPNLQSPKNSGSRVFYGSRAFF, from the coding sequence ATGGCTACCCCAGTTGAGAAATTGGGTGTCttagaggaagagaagaaagaatgTGTTGTTGTGGGAAATGAGaaggaaagaaatgaagttgTTGGTGTTCTTGAGGTGTTTGTTCATCAAGCTAGAGATATTCACAATATATGTATTTACCATAAGCAAGATGTGTATGCAAGGCTTTCATTTACAACAGATCCTACAAACTCTGTTTCCACTAAAACCATCAATGGTGGTGGGAGGAATCCGGTATTCAATGACACGGTTCGTCTCGACGTTCGGTCGATCGATACGACACTTAAATGTGAGATATGGATGTTGAGCAGGGTCAAGAATTATCTTGAAGATCAGTTGCTTGGTTTTGCTTTGATCCCTTTAACTGAAGTTGTTGCTGTTGACAACAAGTTAGAGAAAGAATTCAGTCTTTCTTCGACTGATTTGTTTCATTCTCCTGCCGGGTTCGTACAGCTATCGCTTTCGTATAATGGAGCTTCTCCGGAGGTCATGGTAATCCCCACTATCGAAACAACTGTAGGGGTGGAGAATTCGGACTTAATCAAGTCGTCACATCCAAGTGATTTGGATATGATCGAATTCCCCGATCCGAAGATTGCAAATGAAGATCAGATAATGGTGTCTGAGTATTTCGGTATCCCATGTTCGAATCTGGATTCTGAATCTTCCGAGAGCTTGCCCGTTTCTGAGAGTGAGAACCATCATGTCATTTCTGCTGTGGAAAGCTCGTCGAGTGAAGATACAAAGATCGATTCTCCACTTAGTAAAGTGCAAAACGATGCCGTTTCTTCATCGCCATCACCATCGGCATTGGAAGCTCCCGTGAATTCGAAATGCACAACTCAAGAAGAAGTTTCAGCACCAAATGGCACAAgtgagaaagaagaaaaaaatggtgAGGATAATGATTGTTGTAGCGATACAATTAGAAAGCCATTAGTTTCTGTGAGCATTGAGGCAGAGAACAAGGTAGTACAACAAGACATTGTGGATAAGTACATGAAAAGTATGCAACAATTCACGGAGTCATTGGCAAAGATGAAGCTTCCATTGGATATTGACACTAATGGTGGCTCTCCAAGTCCAGCTACTTCCAGCTCTGACCCGAATTTACAATCACCCAAGAACAGCGGTTCGCGTGTGTTTTACGGGAGCAGGGCGTTCTTCTGA